One region of Hydrogenobaculum sp. Y04AAS1 genomic DNA includes:
- a CDS encoding glycosyltransferase family 39 protein: protein MSKKELFTYTLLSFYFFFLGNNILSITSPDEGRNLYAASYMLQTGHFLTPMFNCHFRFEKPPMLYWVSDLLFLIFGVHDWLARAVSGISAFIVGIFTYKIAKDIYKLENPFYASLVLFSITHLWIESRAYVPEMLLTAFEIIAIYYFLKDKISLGYLFMGLATLTKGPVGTAVVLMVIITLKRDIKYFKKLLDLKSILLYILVGWSWYFYMVYKYGFYYIYKFFIRNNIDVYTGQKNIHLYPFYYYVVVLLIALILWVPWFYSFFKKYIKDKSKTATDMLLWSLVVLLFFTLSKNKLHHYIISIYVPISIFISIYAPKKLIKFNVFLSSILLFILFILAYRYEQERFVPKAVSILKAQKLPVYYDNAHLSAMVYYLNTCIDSLPKYTPKHYFVISKNPPDKMPSFKLLTKGIEFDGKYYLYER, encoded by the coding sequence ATGTCTAAAAAAGAATTATTTACTTATACGCTGCTTTCTTTTTATTTTTTCTTTCTTGGCAACAACATACTTTCAATCACCTCTCCAGATGAAGGAAGAAACCTATACGCCGCTTCTTACATGCTTCAGACTGGACATTTTCTAACGCCTATGTTTAACTGTCATTTTAGGTTTGAAAAGCCCCCTATGCTATACTGGGTTAGTGATTTGTTGTTTTTAATATTTGGAGTTCATGATTGGCTTGCAAGAGCTGTTTCTGGTATTAGCGCTTTTATAGTAGGTATTTTTACATATAAAATAGCAAAGGATATATATAAGCTTGAAAATCCTTTTTACGCATCTTTGGTGCTTTTTAGCATTACACATCTTTGGATAGAATCAAGAGCCTATGTCCCAGAGATGCTTCTTACGGCTTTTGAAATAATAGCCATATACTATTTTCTAAAAGATAAAATAAGCTTAGGTTATCTTTTTATGGGTCTTGCTACACTCACAAAAGGACCAGTTGGTACCGCTGTAGTGCTTATGGTGATTATTACTCTAAAAAGAGATATTAAGTATTTTAAAAAGCTCTTAGATCTAAAAAGCATACTACTTTATATCTTGGTGGGCTGGAGTTGGTATTTTTATATGGTTTATAAATATGGATTTTACTACATATATAAATTTTTTATAAGAAACAATATAGATGTCTATACAGGGCAAAAAAATATACACCTTTACCCGTTTTATTATTATGTAGTTGTGCTTCTTATAGCCCTAATCCTATGGGTCCCTTGGTTTTATAGCTTTTTTAAAAAATATATAAAAGATAAATCAAAAACTGCCACAGATATGCTATTATGGTCTTTGGTGGTACTCTTATTTTTTACTCTGTCCAAAAACAAACTACATCATTACATAATAAGTATATATGTCCCTATCTCGATATTTATATCTATTTATGCACCAAAAAAGCTAATAAAGTTTAACGTGTTTTTATCAAGCATCTTGCTTTTCATACTTTTTATACTTGCTTATCGCTATGAACAAGAACGCTTTGTCCCAAAAGCTGTATCTATACTAAAAGCCCAGAAACTACCAGTTTATTACGACAACGCTCATCTATCAGCTATGGTATACTATCTAAACACCTGCATAGACTCTTTACCAAAATACACACCAAAACACTACTTTGTAATATCAAAAAACCCCCCAGATAAAATGCCATCTTTTAAGCTTTTAACAAAAGGCATAGAGTTTGACGGCAAGTATTATCTTTACGAGAGATAA
- the traT gene encoding complement resistance protein TraT, with translation MFKRKLSITKLVIGSVFALYTCASFGSESGGLFHTKAASKTSASGLSAGNVKVFTRMSSSIFLQPVPPSEKVIYVLVRNTSTASNINFTKDLVSVLKKEGYTVTDNPQKAYFILMANVLYIGKETKDHTVAGALAGGFGGAVVGNAVSSDGEGSLVGGLVGSLVGGLVGHMIQKDSYMMVVDVQLEERAPGTYTTTSTLASQGTNTTISTHNAAIKGWQIYRDRVVSGAQATNLEFASAEPVLKKQMAHSIGNLLP, from the coding sequence ATGTTTAAAAGAAAACTCAGCATAACAAAATTAGTAATTGGCTCGGTTTTTGCTTTGTATACTTGTGCTTCCTTTGGTTCTGAGTCGGGCGGTCTATTTCATACTAAAGCAGCAAGTAAAACTAGCGCAAGTGGGCTTTCTGCAGGTAATGTTAAGGTTTTTACCAGAATGAGTTCTAGTATTTTCTTACAACCAGTACCACCAAGTGAAAAAGTTATCTATGTGCTTGTAAGAAATACTTCAACAGCTAGTAACATAAATTTTACTAAAGATTTAGTAAGCGTTTTAAAAAAAGAAGGTTATACCGTTACAGACAATCCACAAAAAGCTTATTTTATATTGATGGCAAACGTATTATATATAGGTAAAGAAACAAAAGATCACACCGTAGCTGGAGCCTTAGCTGGAGGTTTTGGAGGAGCCGTGGTGGGAAATGCTGTTAGCTCCGACGGTGAAGGCTCCTTAGTAGGCGGATTAGTTGGTTCCTTAGTGGGTGGATTAGTAGGACATATGATTCAAAAAGATTCATATATGATGGTTGTAGATGTACAATTGGAAGAGAGAGCTCCAGGAACATACACAACGACATCTACTCTAGCTAGCCAAGGTACAAATACAACTATATCAACACATAATGCTGCTATTAAAGGATGGCAAATATACAGAGACAGGGTAGTTTCTGGAGCTCAGGCTACTAACTTAGAATTTGCTTCTGCTGAACCAGTTCTAAAAAAACAAATGGCTCATTCTATAGGTAACTTATTACCATAA
- a CDS encoding CusA/CzcA family heavy metal efflux RND transporter has protein sequence MRSFINFVLQNKIVFIFITVLLFIFSIFGLKKLDVEPFPDYSPVVVEITAIYAGHSAKEVEKQVTIPLESALSAIPYATKINTLSLYGLSDVKVTFSYDISYDAAKQHVINRLTQVNLPPGVQPVIQSNPVGEVMRFQVRGLKHQSLMYLRTLADWPICRQIKTVPGIEDCNPIGGFEKQYQVIVDPQKLVKYNLTLSQVQNAIANANINVGGNYTEIGEQTYTIRGIGLIKNLNDIKNIVLTNYNGTPITVADIGKVRIGHAPVQGYMGLSIREPNGKWYSRNQVVVVTAVMRKDAQSVPTLRALNKKIKELNEQYKSQGVELVPYYTRQTLLNAVIHKIKENATIGIILILAMVIFFLGDVPVALIVASVVPVALISTLALMAIRGEEANLISLGAVDFGIIIDSAILLAENIFRISEEKDNHNADYVIAYATMDIGKPVLFSILIIIASFIPLFMMSGAQGVLFSPMARTYVYALAIAIILTFTFVPSAIGLVKKQIDKKEPKLPLLLTNFYIKILKQILKIAKPFAIVSFIVIAIMLISFKFLGTEFIPTLDEGNIYLRITFPYSIALSTSHKYANEVRQYMMTFPEVISADSRAGRPEDGTDDVGPYDTEYSIQLLPYSKWPSGMTKKKLENIMRKHLEKMFPGGDVNFSQYIQDNFDEVLSGVKGENSLKIYGPNLKELDKLGREITPILEHVKGMADVGMYKELGQPEIDVRVDREKAARYGLNTGDVLNIIQAAIGSSPVTEVLKGDEQFDLVIRFPKDYRKTAKDIASIPILTPTGQLIKLGDVANVQYHIGAFFIYRENYQRFLPIKFSITTSNVGGVIKSAKEAIAKSVKLPPGYHLEWSGEYKQMIQAQHQMAIIIPVAVFIALAILYLYFKSLRYTFVAFSSAIVAIGTAIVTLLVLKMAFSVSSAIGFISIMGVSIMNGSVIVTQFIRLYESGLSVYDAVIETMKDKFRPVLMTGLVAALGLLPAAVRTGIGTQVQKPLAVVVVSGMSIGTIATLLLIPVLLYIIPPKDYAKF, from the coding sequence ATGAGGTCATTTATAAATTTTGTTTTACAAAATAAAATAGTGTTTATATTTATAACTGTTCTGCTTTTTATATTTTCTATATTTGGCCTTAAAAAGCTTGATGTAGAACCATTCCCTGATTACTCTCCGGTAGTAGTAGAAATTACCGCTATATACGCTGGACACTCCGCAAAAGAAGTAGAAAAGCAAGTGACTATACCTCTTGAAAGTGCTCTTTCGGCAATACCTTACGCCACTAAGATAAACACACTTTCTTTGTACGGACTTTCTGATGTGAAAGTTACATTTAGCTACGATATAAGCTATGATGCCGCTAAACAGCACGTTATAAATAGGCTTACCCAAGTTAATCTTCCACCAGGTGTACAACCAGTTATCCAATCAAACCCGGTGGGCGAGGTAATGAGATTTCAAGTAAGGGGCTTAAAACACCAATCTCTTATGTACTTAAGAACCTTAGCAGATTGGCCTATATGTAGGCAAATTAAAACTGTACCAGGTATAGAAGATTGCAATCCTATTGGTGGTTTTGAAAAGCAATATCAGGTAATAGTAGACCCTCAAAAGCTTGTAAAGTATAACCTTACACTATCTCAAGTACAAAACGCCATAGCAAACGCCAATATAAACGTAGGTGGCAATTACACAGAAATAGGAGAGCAAACATACACAATCCGTGGTATTGGGCTTATAAAAAATTTAAATGATATAAAAAATATAGTTTTAACAAACTACAACGGTACGCCTATCACCGTGGCAGATATCGGTAAAGTAAGAATAGGACATGCACCAGTCCAAGGTTACATGGGGCTTAGTATAAGAGAACCAAACGGAAAATGGTATTCAAGAAATCAAGTGGTAGTGGTAACGGCTGTTATGAGAAAAGACGCCCAGTCTGTACCTACTTTGAGAGCTTTAAACAAAAAAATTAAAGAATTAAACGAACAATACAAATCTCAAGGGGTGGAGTTGGTACCATATTACACAAGACAAACCCTTCTAAACGCTGTTATACATAAGATTAAAGAAAACGCCACAATAGGTATTATCTTGATACTTGCCATGGTGATTTTCTTCTTGGGAGATGTGCCAGTGGCTCTTATTGTTGCATCTGTAGTACCGGTTGCACTCATATCCACACTAGCTCTTATGGCTATAAGAGGTGAAGAAGCAAATCTCATATCTTTAGGAGCTGTAGATTTTGGTATTATCATAGATAGTGCTATACTTTTAGCAGAAAATATCTTTAGAATATCAGAAGAAAAAGATAATCATAACGCAGATTACGTTATAGCTTACGCTACAATGGATATAGGAAAACCAGTGTTATTTTCTATACTTATCATAATAGCTTCTTTTATACCACTTTTCATGATGAGCGGAGCCCAAGGGGTTTTGTTTAGCCCTATGGCAAGAACCTATGTATACGCTTTAGCTATAGCTATAATCCTTACTTTTACTTTTGTACCATCTGCTATAGGTCTTGTCAAAAAACAAATAGATAAAAAAGAACCAAAACTTCCCTTGTTGCTAACAAATTTTTATATTAAAATCCTAAAACAAATATTAAAAATAGCAAAACCTTTTGCGATAGTTAGTTTCATTGTAATAGCTATTATGCTGATAAGTTTCAAGTTTTTAGGAACAGAGTTTATACCAACCTTAGATGAAGGTAATATATACCTAAGAATTACATTTCCATACAGCATAGCTCTTTCTACATCCCATAAATATGCCAATGAAGTAAGACAGTATATGATGACATTTCCAGAAGTAATCTCAGCAGATAGTAGAGCCGGAAGACCTGAAGATGGTACCGATGACGTTGGCCCTTATGATACAGAATATTCTATCCAGCTTTTACCATATTCCAAATGGCCCTCTGGAATGACTAAGAAAAAGCTTGAAAATATAATGAGAAAGCATCTGGAAAAAATGTTTCCTGGTGGTGATGTAAACTTTTCTCAATATATCCAAGACAACTTTGACGAGGTGCTTTCTGGGGTGAAGGGTGAAAACTCTTTAAAAATATATGGACCAAATTTAAAAGAATTAGATAAATTAGGAAGAGAGATAACCCCAATACTAGAACATGTAAAAGGTATGGCAGATGTAGGAATGTATAAAGAATTAGGACAACCTGAGATAGATGTAAGGGTAGATAGAGAAAAAGCTGCAAGATATGGTTTAAATACTGGAGATGTTTTAAATATAATACAAGCTGCAATAGGAAGTTCTCCAGTGACAGAAGTACTAAAGGGTGATGAGCAATTTGATTTGGTTATAAGATTTCCCAAAGATTATAGGAAAACTGCTAAAGATATAGCTTCTATACCAATATTAACCCCCACTGGACAGCTTATTAAACTTGGTGATGTAGCAAATGTACAATATCATATAGGAGCTTTCTTTATATATAGAGAAAATTATCAAAGATTCTTACCTATAAAATTTAGCATAACCACATCAAACGTAGGGGGCGTTATCAAAAGCGCCAAAGAAGCTATAGCAAAATCTGTAAAGCTACCACCAGGCTATCATCTTGAATGGAGTGGCGAATACAAACAGATGATACAAGCTCAGCACCAAATGGCTATCATAATACCAGTGGCTGTTTTCATAGCTTTGGCTATTTTGTATCTTTACTTCAAATCTTTAAGATATACTTTTGTAGCTTTTTCAAGTGCGATAGTGGCTATAGGCACTGCTATAGTAACGCTCCTTGTCCTTAAAATGGCTTTTAGCGTTTCCTCTGCCATAGGATTTATATCTATAATGGGTGTTTCTATTATGAATGGTTCTGTCATAGTGACCCAGTTTATTAGACTTTATGAAAGTGGGTTATCAGTTTACGATGCTGTCATAGAAACTATGAAAGATAAGTTTAGACCTGTATTGATGACAGGTTTAGTGGCAGCTTTAGGACTATTACCTGCAGCTGTAAGAACAGGTATAGGCACACAAGTGCAAAAACCTTTGGCTGTAGTGGTAGTAAGTGGTATGAGCATAGGTACTATTGCTACCTTACTTTTAATACCAGTGCTTCTTTATATAATACCGCCAAAAGATTATGCTAAGTTTTAA
- a CDS encoding 4a-hydroxytetrahydrobiopterin dehydratase, producing the protein MEKLENGWTKNGKSITKTYFLENWDNITEFLIFITNIIKELDHHPDILFHTASKSITIFLTTHSSSGISEKDFEFAKRLDDWMIEHTQ; encoded by the coding sequence ATGGAAAAACTTGAAAACGGATGGACCAAAAACGGCAAAAGTATAACAAAGACATACTTTTTAGAAAACTGGGATAATATTACAGAATTTCTTATCTTCATTACAAATATTATAAAAGAGCTTGACCATCACCCTGATATTCTTTTTCATACAGCCAGCAAAAGCATCACAATATTTTTAACTACGCATAGTTCAAGCGGTATTTCTGAAAAAGATTTTGAATTTGCAAAAAGACTCGATGATTGGATGATAGAACATACCCAATAA
- a CDS encoding divalent metal cation transporter, giving the protein MMRVQAKKLKWLNKLYWFIWMLGPGFLVMMADNDAGGITTYAVTGAQTKYTLVGAVVIMSLLAFVVQEMTVRLGAVTKEGHAELIYKKFGKFWGMFSLADLFIANTFTLVTEFIGVGAAVKMVFGFPYEVTIPIAVGAMILLVLSGGYMFVEKSLIAFALLQLVFIPAAIKAHPDINEVLKSFTFQGIDIFSPTFLTLFIANIGTTIAPWMLFFQQSAVVDRKMGINDIKIGRIDTFIGSLGTAIVAASIIITTGATLYGHPPYNNIQDASEAARALVPFLGKYAGTIFAIGLFSAGAVAAVTLALSTSWAFGEVFGWEHSLNLPFQRAKWFYTIYILSVSVAGSIVLIPHAPLIVINLLVQVMNTFLLPPALLFLLLLLNDKELMGNYTNNLWSNVFVALIIVFVMVLSVVYAFQTLFQGG; this is encoded by the coding sequence ATGATGAGAGTGCAAGCAAAAAAACTAAAGTGGTTAAACAAACTATATTGGTTTATTTGGATGCTTGGGCCTGGCTTCTTAGTGATGATGGCAGATAACGATGCTGGTGGCATTACTACGTATGCCGTTACAGGAGCTCAAACAAAATATACGTTGGTAGGAGCTGTAGTTATAATGTCACTTCTTGCTTTTGTGGTTCAAGAGATGACTGTAAGACTCGGAGCTGTTACAAAAGAAGGACATGCTGAACTTATATACAAGAAATTTGGTAAGTTTTGGGGTATGTTTTCTTTGGCAGACCTTTTTATTGCAAACACTTTTACGCTCGTTACCGAGTTTATAGGTGTGGGTGCCGCTGTCAAAATGGTGTTTGGATTTCCTTACGAAGTGACTATTCCAATAGCTGTTGGAGCTATGATACTACTTGTTTTAAGCGGTGGATACATGTTTGTAGAAAAATCTCTAATAGCTTTTGCCCTTTTGCAGCTAGTTTTCATACCAGCGGCTATAAAAGCCCATCCAGATATAAATGAGGTGTTGAAATCTTTTACATTTCAAGGTATAGATATATTTTCACCTACCTTTCTAACACTTTTTATAGCAAACATAGGTACCACTATAGCCCCTTGGATGCTTTTCTTCCAACAAAGCGCTGTGGTGGATAGAAAGATGGGTATAAATGATATAAAAATAGGAAGAATAGATACGTTTATAGGTAGCCTTGGTACTGCTATAGTAGCTGCTTCAATCATAATAACCACCGGCGCTACTTTATACGGACATCCACCTTACAACAACATACAAGATGCTTCGGAAGCAGCAAGAGCTCTTGTACCATTTTTAGGTAAGTACGCTGGGACTATATTTGCAATAGGGCTTTTTTCTGCTGGTGCTGTGGCTGCTGTAACACTGGCTCTTTCTACTTCTTGGGCTTTTGGAGAAGTGTTTGGTTGGGAGCATAGCCTTAATTTACCTTTTCAAAGGGCAAAATGGTTTTATACAATTTATATACTTAGCGTAAGTGTAGCTGGTAGTATAGTTCTTATACCACATGCTCCTTTGATTGTTATAAACTTGCTTGTACAGGTTATGAATACGTTTTTATTACCACCAGCCTTGTTGTTTTTACTTTTGCTTTTAAACGATAAAGAGCTTATGGGAAACTATACAAACAATCTATGGTCAAACGTGTTTGTGGCTTTGATAATAGTGTTTGTTATGGTGCTTTCTGTAGTGTATGCTTTTCAGACGTTATTTCAAGGAGGTTAA
- a CDS encoding carbohydrate porin, which yields MKIFKMLLVGSIFCEIATAQNLPPWFPQFLGMKATFVGQYSTNFNSPYEGPMTFGNPYKNNGGGRSEELTQSYGLYTGAQITKDIQAYLDIQLFKGNGIGGGQGIGGYPNSLYIRAGSSNLGKNPYIARAYIIYTKALSQSLEYEGRAPDQLPGYYPKEYFYVKIGKFSISDDFDNNRYANSPRTQFLNYDFNYNVAWDYGADTRGYTVGIESGVVKKHYSFKIALGAEPTMANGNTYDESGAYSLNTQLSLRPNDIGTVIRLLGMLNYGRMGSYTEAMDNFSYYYSPNSPCYYTEFGPNGALAGYDYPVICTESKDHKRYKWGFFLNLEQPIADDDKTGLFLRAGFNNGQTEDLAYTDVDRDIAGGISINGVHWKRPKDQLGIGLGINGLSNTHKRYLESGTINEPSSSFFVGSGQDGQFNYGYEEIMEAYYKYQLNKYISISPDAQYIRHPGYDKNRGPLWVYGLRVNAQF from the coding sequence ATGAAAATTTTCAAAATGTTATTGGTAGGGTCTATTTTTTGTGAAATTGCAACAGCACAAAACCTTCCCCCTTGGTTTCCTCAATTCTTAGGTATGAAGGCAACATTTGTGGGTCAATACTCTACAAACTTCAACTCCCCTTATGAAGGACCTATGACCTTTGGCAATCCATATAAAAACAACGGTGGTGGAAGATCAGAAGAACTAACCCAGTCTTACGGTTTATACACAGGGGCACAGATTACAAAAGATATCCAAGCTTATCTTGATATACAGCTTTTTAAAGGAAACGGCATAGGTGGTGGTCAAGGAATAGGTGGTTATCCAAACTCCCTTTACATAAGAGCAGGGTCATCTAACCTTGGCAAAAACCCATATATAGCAAGAGCTTATATTATATACACAAAAGCCCTATCTCAATCTTTGGAATATGAAGGAAGAGCTCCAGATCAGCTTCCAGGGTACTATCCAAAAGAATATTTTTATGTAAAGATAGGAAAGTTTTCCATATCAGATGATTTTGATAATAACCGATATGCTAACTCTCCAAGAACTCAGTTTTTAAACTATGATTTTAACTACAACGTAGCTTGGGATTACGGAGCAGATACAAGAGGATACACAGTAGGTATAGAATCAGGTGTTGTTAAAAAACACTACTCTTTTAAAATAGCTTTAGGAGCAGAACCTACCATGGCAAACGGTAACACCTACGATGAGTCTGGAGCTTACAGTCTAAATACACAACTTTCACTAAGACCAAACGACATAGGAACTGTGATAAGGCTTCTTGGCATGTTAAACTACGGTAGGATGGGAAGCTATACTGAGGCTATGGATAATTTTAGCTATTATTATTCTCCAAATAGCCCTTGTTATTACACAGAATTTGGGCCAAATGGAGCTTTGGCAGGGTATGATTACCCTGTTATATGCACAGAGTCAAAAGATCACAAAAGATACAAATGGGGATTTTTCCTAAACTTAGAACAACCTATAGCAGATGATGATAAAACAGGACTCTTTTTAAGAGCTGGTTTTAACAACGGACAAACAGAAGATCTTGCCTATACCGATGTAGATAGAGACATAGCAGGTGGTATTTCTATAAACGGCGTTCATTGGAAAAGACCAAAAGACCAACTTGGCATAGGGCTTGGAATAAACGGTCTTTCAAACACCCACAAAAGATATTTGGAATCAGGCACCATCAACGAACCATCATCTTCATTCTTTGTAGGCTCAGGTCAAGACGGACAATTTAACTATGGCTATGAAGAAATAATGGAAGCTTACTACAAATATCAGCTAAACAAATATATATCCATATCTCCAGATGCTCAATACATAAGACATCCAGGGTATGATAAAAACAGAGGTCCTTTATGGGTTTATGGGCTTAGAGTTAATGCACAGTTTTAA
- a CDS encoding efflux RND transporter periplasmic adaptor subunit → MKTKIFKGIFRGAFLSGLVCMAFTSTSCNNSKASNNTTNQNEVKSPETNNIKIVKVKVSTFTKSLKLPGTVKSSPNGVVNVTSSVNGVIERVLVNIGQNVHIGQPLFLVKSADVANLYSNYLQAKAQYELAKKTYELTKKLYTIGSMSKFDLDNAIANLKSSKALMDGYYAQMRIIGLRGGGSYVMTKYITSPADGVVAKLNIHPGEKIIVDPYTPLATIVDTSHVMVEADAFSKDIRFIKPGQEVDITTSSYPGVDFKGKVFYVGDIVDPNTRTYKVYINVQNIQNFLKPNMFVNVKIMPNSVNAIAIPQSALIFDNNKFYVLKYENGKYKKTEVKVYQVKDGTAYIKSGLNEGDSIVASGSLLIKGSIGGE, encoded by the coding sequence ATGAAGACTAAGATTTTCAAAGGTATTTTTAGAGGTGCTTTTTTATCAGGTTTGGTTTGCATGGCTTTTACTAGTACTAGTTGCAACAACTCTAAAGCCTCAAACAACACTACCAATCAAAATGAAGTGAAATCCCCAGAGACAAACAATATAAAAATAGTAAAAGTAAAAGTTTCCACCTTTACTAAAAGCCTAAAACTCCCAGGCACTGTAAAATCTTCTCCAAATGGGGTTGTAAACGTTACTTCATCTGTGAACGGTGTTATAGAAAGAGTGCTTGTAAACATAGGCCAAAATGTCCACATAGGACAACCTCTTTTCTTGGTAAAATCTGCCGATGTGGCTAACCTATATTCAAATTATCTTCAAGCAAAAGCCCAATACGAGCTTGCTAAAAAAACTTACGAGCTTACAAAAAAGCTTTACACTATTGGTTCTATGTCAAAGTTTGATCTTGATAACGCTATAGCAAATCTAAAATCTTCCAAAGCCCTCATGGATGGATACTATGCCCAAATGCGTATAATAGGTTTAAGAGGTGGTGGTTCTTACGTAATGACAAAATATATTACAAGTCCAGCCGATGGTGTAGTAGCAAAATTAAACATACACCCTGGTGAAAAGATCATTGTAGATCCTTATACACCACTTGCTACGATAGTAGATACATCCCATGTGATGGTAGAAGCAGATGCTTTTAGCAAAGATATAAGGTTCATAAAACCTGGTCAAGAAGTGGATATCACAACATCTTCTTATCCAGGAGTTGATTTTAAAGGTAAGGTATTTTATGTAGGAGATATAGTAGATCCAAACACAAGGACTTACAAGGTTTATATAAATGTTCAAAACATACAAAACTTCCTAAAACCAAATATGTTTGTAAACGTAAAGATCATGCCAAATTCTGTAAATGCAATAGCAATACCTCAAAGCGCTTTAATATTTGACAACAATAAATTTTATGTTTTAAAGTATGAAAATGGAAAGTATAAAAAAACAGAAGTAAAAGTATATCAAGTAAAAGACGGCACAGCGTATATAAAGAGCGGCCTTAACGAAGGTGATAGCATAGTGGCCTCCGGAAGTCTTTTGATAAAGGGTTCTATAGGAGGAGAGTAA
- a CDS encoding DHA2 family efflux MFS transporter permease subunit, with amino-acid sequence MKWFYVGIVSLGVFMVVLGTTSVNVAMPRMIAPLHTDLFGIEWVSISYLISTAITMLAFNTISGMHGFKKVYISGLIFYTLGSVLAGQSHSLFEMILFRSAQGIGEGLIIPSGQAIIQMSFSKEERGRAMGIYALGMSFAPGLGPTIGGYLVEYISWRAIFYINVPISILLLALGVSFLPSYHVKSQKTMFNIWSFLALSCFSISSIILLSKGEKWGWFSNIKSIYFLTISVLSFLIFLLLETIFENKLVGIEIFKNLEFTLAVSVFVLVQGLTFFQTVYTIPIYFERIRDLSTFQTGLHIFPYAIGIGVFSLIGGKLADKINPAILIFSSEAILMITLFFFLSNIDYYTPKHDITLYMLLVGIGMGLFFAPILKIAFNSVKPELMGLSTAIYGYMRLIGASLGTSIATNIITSYSAKNFDYINDSRTFNGVGFRLFEEKFDSKILAKAILYKFQMLISEAYGVTEVFRFSFYAVSFSVIITIILFFYIESKKSKMMKI; translated from the coding sequence ATGAAATGGTTTTATGTAGGTATAGTGTCTTTAGGTGTGTTTATGGTGGTGCTTGGTACCACAAGCGTCAACGTAGCAATGCCAAGGATGATAGCGCCTCTTCATACAGATTTGTTTGGTATAGAGTGGGTTTCTATAAGCTATTTAATATCTACAGCTATAACTATGTTGGCTTTCAATACAATATCAGGAATGCACGGTTTTAAAAAAGTATACATATCAGGGCTTATATTTTATACGCTTGGTAGCGTGCTAGCAGGTCAGTCTCATTCGTTGTTTGAAATGATACTTTTTAGAAGCGCTCAAGGTATAGGAGAAGGGCTTATTATACCTTCTGGTCAAGCTATAATACAAATGAGTTTTTCCAAAGAAGAAAGAGGGAGGGCTATGGGTATATACGCCCTTGGTATGTCTTTTGCGCCTGGGCTTGGACCAACAATAGGGGGATATTTGGTAGAATACATATCCTGGCGCGCTATTTTTTATATAAACGTTCCAATATCCATTTTGCTTTTAGCCTTGGGTGTATCGTTTTTACCTTCTTATCATGTTAAAAGCCAAAAAACCATGTTTAATATATGGAGTTTTTTGGCGCTTTCTTGTTTTAGTATATCATCAATTATACTTTTATCAAAAGGTGAAAAATGGGGATGGTTTTCAAACATAAAATCTATATATTTTCTAACAATCTCTGTATTATCTTTTTTGATTTTCTTGCTTTTAGAAACAATATTTGAGAATAAGCTTGTGGGTATTGAAATTTTCAAAAATTTGGAATTTACGTTGGCAGTAAGCGTGTTTGTTTTAGTGCAAGGGCTTACATTTTTTCAAACAGTATATACAATACCCATATATTTTGAAAGGATTAGAGACCTCAGCACTTTTCAAACGGGACTTCATATATTCCCTTACGCTATAGGAATAGGGGTTTTCTCTCTCATAGGTGGTAAGCTGGCGGATAAAATAAATCCAGCTATACTGATATTTTCTTCAGAGGCAATTTTGATGATAACGTTGTTTTTCTTCTTATCTAACATAGACTATTATACTCCAAAACATGACATTACTTTATATATGCTTCTTGTTGGTATTGGTATGGGACTTTTCTTTGCACCGATTTTAAAAATAGCTTTTAACTCTGTAAAACCAGAGCTTATGGGATTATCTACAGCCATTTACGGGTATATGAGGCTCATAGGAGCTTCACTTGGTACTTCTATAGCTACCAACATAATAACCTCTTATAGTGCAAAAAACTTTGATTACATAAATGATTCAAGGACTTTTAACGGTGTTGGTTTTAGGCTTTTTGAAGAAAAATTTGATTCAAAAATATTGGCAAAAGCTATTTTATATAAATTTCAAATGCTAATATCAGAAGCTTACGGTGTGACAGAAGTGTTTAGATTTTCCTTTTATGCTGTTTCGTTTTCTGTAATTATTACTATCATTTTATTTTTCTATATAGAAAGTAAGAAAAGCAAAATGATGAAAATCTAA